In a single window of the Raphanus sativus cultivar WK10039 chromosome 9, ASM80110v3, whole genome shotgun sequence genome:
- the LOC108828023 gene encoding kinesin-like protein KIN-14J isoform X1, with the protein MNVNLEQDANMSGVYAPSDVTSFLSFDGSESRSSLDGSKKGHQNLVEWLNQTLPYLNLPSEASEDEVRACLRDGTVLCNLLNQLSPGSMRMGGSFEPAYVRIERFLTAMDEMALPRFEVSDIEQGDMLPVFQSLKALKASFSDGGNDKNSLGARRRWSLPEDHSDSRGDDRNFIDGFQSKEGFEIDTSDAKISELLKSDSLRNAPTRTLFDMLDKLLDESVKKMNGHVSHAMASLLSALVQVIEQRISNQADNLKNQNILFRVREDKYRSRIKVLETLAAGATQENEIVSNCMERTKLEKSRIEEREKSEEKDVVRLKKEKERSDAEIRKLKQELKVVKEAHANQCLELEAKAQNSTVELESKLKDAELQVAESTRKVKELEKLYLSKSQKWENRESTYQSFIDNQFGALQALNATSVSIKQEVLRTQKKYFEDLNYYGLKLKGVADAAKNYHVVLEENRRLYNEVQELKGNIRVYCRIRPFLPGQNSGQTSIEYIGENGELVVANPFKQGKDTHRLFKFNKVFGQAATQEEVFLDTRPLIRSILDGYNVCIFAYGQTGSGKTYTMSGPSITSKEHWGVNYRALNDLFHLTQLRQNTVVYEVGVQMVEIYNEQVRDILSDGGSNRRLGVWNTALPNGLAVPDASMHSVRSTEDVLELMNIGLMNRTVGATALNERSSRSHCVLSVHVRGVDVETDSVLRGSLHLVDLAGSERVDRSEVTGERLKEAQHINKSLSALGDVIFALAHKNPHVPYRNSKLTQVLQSSLGGQAKTLMFVQVNPDGDSYAETVSTLKFAERVSGVELGAAKSNKEGRDVRHLMEQVSSLKDVIAKKDEELQNVQKQKSNSTTVPKRGLSNLRLLGPSSPRRHSIGPSPNARRGKAPGSFGRAASDFDNCSEYSSKHSDSGSPRSSDELKHRKDLHQLSKFAGGSKEIDIEDDIELIGLGDADSEDRLSDISDSCLSMGTETDGSICSAVELTLFPETVKPLEITEEPEPHLVPEKLEKSAKMVKTVPKDNRTSIPSKIPKQILKPPGQTTRPSRLSIATSSSSKTLTSAKRPTISTSTSMKPLNRRR; encoded by the exons ATGAACGTTAATCTCGAACAGGACGCCAATATGAGTGGCGTCTATGCTCCCTCCGATGTAACTAGTTTTCTCAGCTTCGACGGGTCTGAAAGTCGTTCAAGCTTGGATGGTAGTAAGAAAG GTCATCAGAATTTGGTGGAATGGTTAAATCAGACACTTCCTTATTTGAATTTACCATCGGAAGCTTCGGAGGACGAAGTGAGAGCATGCTTGAGGGATGGAACTGTCTTGTGTAACCTTTTGAATCAGCTTAGTCCTGGTTCAATGAGAATG GGAGGCAGCTTTGAGCCTGCTTATGTTAGAATTGAGCGGTTTCTGACTGCTATGGATGAAATGGCCCTGCCCAGGTTCGAGGTTTCAGACATAGAGCAG GGGGATATGCTGCCAGTTTTTCAGTCCCTTAAGGCGCTTAAAGCAAGTTTTTCCGATGGTGGTAATGATAAAAACTCACTAGGTGCGAGGAGGAGATGGAGCTTGCCAGAAGACCATTCGGATTCCAGAGGAGATGACCGCAACTTTATTGATGGATTCCAGTCGAAGGAAGGATTTGAGATTGATACGTCAGATGCTAAAATTTCAGAATTACTGAAATCTGACAGTTTACGA AATGCTCCTACTCGGACGCTGTTTGACATGCTGGATAAACTTCTAGATGAGAGCGTGAAGAAGATGAATGGACATGTGTCTCAT GCAATGGCATCACTCTTGAGCGCACTTGTGCAAGTGATAGAACAGAGAATCTCAAATCAAGCTGATAACCTGAAAAAC CAAAATATACTCTTCAGGGTACGTGAAGATAAATACAGGTCAAGAATAAAGGTCTTAGAAACCTTGGCAGCTGGGGCAACTCAGGAAAACGAG ATTGTTTCGAATTGTATGGAGCGTACAAAG CTTGAAAAAAGCAGAatagaagaaagagaaaagtCAGAAGAAAAAGATGTGGTGcgtttgaaaaaggaaaaagagcGCAGTGATGCTGAGATTCGTAAGCTGAAGCAAGAACTCAAGGTGGTGAAAGAGGCGCATGCAAACCAGTGCTTGGAGTTAGAAGCAAAAGCACAAAACAGTACAGTTGAGTTGGAGAGTAAATTAAAGGATGCAGAGTTACAAGTTGCCGAATCAACTAGGAAGGTCAAAGAACTCGAGAAGTTGTACCTATCTAAATCTCAAAAATGGGAGAACAGAGAGTCCACCTACCAAAGCTTCATAGACAACCAGTTTGGTGCTCTGCAG GCTTTGAATGCTACTTCAGTGTCTATAAAGCAAGAAGTCTTAAGGACACAAAAGAAATACTTTGAGGACCTAAATTACTATG gtttaAAGCTCAAAGGAGTGGCTGATGCAGCAAAAAATTACCATGTGGTCCTTGAAGAAAACCGAAGACTGTACAATGAAGTGCAGGAATTGAAAG GAAATATCAGAGTCTATTGCCGGATAAGACCATTCCTTCCGGGGCAAAACAGTGGACAGACTTCTATAGAGTACATTGGTGAGAACGGTGAATTGGTGGTTGCAAATCCGTTTAAGCAAGGGAAAGATACCCATCGGTTGTTTAAGTTCAATAAAGTTTTCGGTCAAGCAGCAACTCAAG aGGAGGTTTTCCTAGATACTCGACCATTAATTCGATCAATTCTTGATGGTTATAATGTGTGTATATTTGCGTATGGTCAGACGGGATCTGGAAAAACTTATACAATG AGTGGGCCAAGCATCACTTCAAAAGAACACTGGGGTGTCAATTACAGAGCTCTGAATGACTTGTTTCACTTAACTCAGCTTAGACAAAACACTGTTGTGTATGAAGTAGGTGTTCAAATGGTTGAGATATACAATGAGCAAGTTCGTGACATACTTTCTGATGGTGGTTCTAATCGAAGAT TAGGGGTTTGGAATACTGCCTTACCAAATGGGTTAGCTGTCCCAGATGCAAGCATGCATTCTGTGAGATCAACTGAAGATGTGCTTGAGCTGATGAATATTGGGCTCATGAACAGAACCGTTGGTGCCACAGCTCTCAATGAAAGGAGTAGTAGATCACACtg CGTTCTTTCTGTTCATGTACGTGGTGTCGACGTGGAAACCGATTCTGTTTTGCGTGGTAGTTTGCACTTGGTCGATCTTGCTGGAAGTGAGAGGGTCGATCGCTCGGAGGTAACTGGAGAGAGGCTCAAGGAGGCTCAGCATATAAATAAATCACTGTCAGCCCTTGGAGATGTCATATTTGCTCTAGCGCATAAGAACCCCCATGTGCCGTATAGAAACAGCAAATTGACGCAAGTCCTTCAAAGTTCTTTGG GAGGACAGGCTAAGACTCTTATGTTTGTTCAAGTCAATCCTGATGGAGATTCTTATGCTGAGACGGTTAGCACTCTGAAGTTCGCTGAAAGAGTTTCTGGTGTGGAATTAGGTGCAGCTAAAAGTAATAAAGAGGGACGAGATGTTAGACACCTCATGGAACAG GTATCAAGCTTGAAGGATGTTATTGCCAAGAAAGATGAAGAGCTTCAAAATGTTCAGAAGCAAAAAAGTAACAGTACAACCGTGCCGAAACGTGGTTTAAGCAATCTAAGATTGTTGGGACCTTCATCACCTAGAAGACACTCTATAGGACCTTCACCAAATGCTCGACGAGGAAAGGCACCTGGTTCTTTTGGGAGAGCAGCCTCAGATTTTGACAACTGCTCAGAATACAGTAGCAAGCATTCTGATTCCGGTTCACCGCGTTCATCGGACGAACTTAAACATCGAAAGGATCTTCACCAGCTATCTAAGTTTGCCGGTGGGTCAAAAGAAATTGACATTGAAGATGACATTGAACTCATTGGCCTTGGGGATGCAGATTCTGAGGACAGATTGAGTGATATCTCTGATAGCTGTCTTTCGATGGGAACAGAAACTGATGGCTCCATATGCAGTGCAGTCGAGTTGACTCTTTTCCCTGAAACCGTGAAGCCTCTTGAAATAACGGAAGAACCTGAACCACACTTGGTCCCTGAGAAGCTCGAGAAATCAGCAAAGATGGTGAAAACCGTGCCCAAAGACAA CAGAACTAGTATTCCATCGAAGATTCCGAAGCAGATCTTGAAACCACCAGGCCAAACCACCAGACCTTCTCGTCTGTCAATTGCCACTAGCTCCTCCTCGAAGACCTTAACAA GTGCTAAAAGACCGACGATTAGCACTTCAACTTCAATGAAACCACTCAACAGAAGGCGGTGA
- the LOC108828023 gene encoding kinesin-like protein KIN-14J isoform X2 — protein MNVNLEQDANMSGVYAPSDVTSFLSFDGSESRSSLDGSKKGHQNLVEWLNQTLPYLNLPSEASEDEVRACLRDGTVLCNLLNQLSPGSMRMGGSFEPAYVRIERFLTAMDEMALPRFEVSDIEQGDMLPVFQSLKALKASFSDGGNDKNSLGARRRWSLPEDHSDSRGDDRNFIDGFQSKEGFEIDTSDAKISELLKSDSLRNAPTRTLFDMLDKLLDESVKKMNGHVSHAMASLLSALVQVIEQRISNQADNLKNQNILFRVREDKYRSRIKVLETLAAGATQENEIVSNCMERTKLEKSRIEEREKSEEKDVVRLKKEKERSDAEIRKLKQELKVVKEAHANQCLELEAKAQNSTVELESKLKDAELQVAESTRKVKELEKLYLSKSQKWENRESTYQSFIDNQFGALQALNATSVSIKQEVLRTQKKYFEDLNYYGLKLKGVADAAKNYHVVLEENRRLYNEVQELKGNIRVYCRIRPFLPGQNSGQTSIEYIGENGELVVANPFKQGKDTHRLFKFNKVFGQAATQEEVFLDTRPLIRSILDGYNVCIFAYGQTGSGKTYTMSGPSITSKEHWGVNYRALNDLFHLTQLRQNTVVYEVGVQMVEIYNEQVRDILSDGGSNRRLGVWNTALPNGLAVPDASMHSVRSTEDVLELMNIGLMNRTVGATALNERSSRSHCVLSVHVRGVDVETDSVLRGSLHLVDLAGSERVDRSEVTGERLKEAQHINKSLSALGDVIFALAHKNPHVPYRNSKLTQVLQSSLGGQAKTLMFVQVNPDGDSYAETVSTLKFAERVSGVELGAAKSNKEGRDVRHLMEQVSSLKDVIAKKDEELQNVQKQKSNSTTVPKRGLSNLRLLGPSSPRRHSIGPSPNARRGKAPGSFGRAASDFDNCSEYSSKHSDSGSPRSSDELKHRKDLHQLSKFAGGSKEIDIEDDIELIGLGDADSEDRLSDISDSCLSMGTETDGSICSAVELTLFPETVKPLEITEEPEPHLVPEKLEKSAKMVKTVPKDKTSIPSKIPKQILKPPGQTTRPSRLSIATSSSSKTLTSAKRPTISTSTSMKPLNRRR, from the exons ATGAACGTTAATCTCGAACAGGACGCCAATATGAGTGGCGTCTATGCTCCCTCCGATGTAACTAGTTTTCTCAGCTTCGACGGGTCTGAAAGTCGTTCAAGCTTGGATGGTAGTAAGAAAG GTCATCAGAATTTGGTGGAATGGTTAAATCAGACACTTCCTTATTTGAATTTACCATCGGAAGCTTCGGAGGACGAAGTGAGAGCATGCTTGAGGGATGGAACTGTCTTGTGTAACCTTTTGAATCAGCTTAGTCCTGGTTCAATGAGAATG GGAGGCAGCTTTGAGCCTGCTTATGTTAGAATTGAGCGGTTTCTGACTGCTATGGATGAAATGGCCCTGCCCAGGTTCGAGGTTTCAGACATAGAGCAG GGGGATATGCTGCCAGTTTTTCAGTCCCTTAAGGCGCTTAAAGCAAGTTTTTCCGATGGTGGTAATGATAAAAACTCACTAGGTGCGAGGAGGAGATGGAGCTTGCCAGAAGACCATTCGGATTCCAGAGGAGATGACCGCAACTTTATTGATGGATTCCAGTCGAAGGAAGGATTTGAGATTGATACGTCAGATGCTAAAATTTCAGAATTACTGAAATCTGACAGTTTACGA AATGCTCCTACTCGGACGCTGTTTGACATGCTGGATAAACTTCTAGATGAGAGCGTGAAGAAGATGAATGGACATGTGTCTCAT GCAATGGCATCACTCTTGAGCGCACTTGTGCAAGTGATAGAACAGAGAATCTCAAATCAAGCTGATAACCTGAAAAAC CAAAATATACTCTTCAGGGTACGTGAAGATAAATACAGGTCAAGAATAAAGGTCTTAGAAACCTTGGCAGCTGGGGCAACTCAGGAAAACGAG ATTGTTTCGAATTGTATGGAGCGTACAAAG CTTGAAAAAAGCAGAatagaagaaagagaaaagtCAGAAGAAAAAGATGTGGTGcgtttgaaaaaggaaaaagagcGCAGTGATGCTGAGATTCGTAAGCTGAAGCAAGAACTCAAGGTGGTGAAAGAGGCGCATGCAAACCAGTGCTTGGAGTTAGAAGCAAAAGCACAAAACAGTACAGTTGAGTTGGAGAGTAAATTAAAGGATGCAGAGTTACAAGTTGCCGAATCAACTAGGAAGGTCAAAGAACTCGAGAAGTTGTACCTATCTAAATCTCAAAAATGGGAGAACAGAGAGTCCACCTACCAAAGCTTCATAGACAACCAGTTTGGTGCTCTGCAG GCTTTGAATGCTACTTCAGTGTCTATAAAGCAAGAAGTCTTAAGGACACAAAAGAAATACTTTGAGGACCTAAATTACTATG gtttaAAGCTCAAAGGAGTGGCTGATGCAGCAAAAAATTACCATGTGGTCCTTGAAGAAAACCGAAGACTGTACAATGAAGTGCAGGAATTGAAAG GAAATATCAGAGTCTATTGCCGGATAAGACCATTCCTTCCGGGGCAAAACAGTGGACAGACTTCTATAGAGTACATTGGTGAGAACGGTGAATTGGTGGTTGCAAATCCGTTTAAGCAAGGGAAAGATACCCATCGGTTGTTTAAGTTCAATAAAGTTTTCGGTCAAGCAGCAACTCAAG aGGAGGTTTTCCTAGATACTCGACCATTAATTCGATCAATTCTTGATGGTTATAATGTGTGTATATTTGCGTATGGTCAGACGGGATCTGGAAAAACTTATACAATG AGTGGGCCAAGCATCACTTCAAAAGAACACTGGGGTGTCAATTACAGAGCTCTGAATGACTTGTTTCACTTAACTCAGCTTAGACAAAACACTGTTGTGTATGAAGTAGGTGTTCAAATGGTTGAGATATACAATGAGCAAGTTCGTGACATACTTTCTGATGGTGGTTCTAATCGAAGAT TAGGGGTTTGGAATACTGCCTTACCAAATGGGTTAGCTGTCCCAGATGCAAGCATGCATTCTGTGAGATCAACTGAAGATGTGCTTGAGCTGATGAATATTGGGCTCATGAACAGAACCGTTGGTGCCACAGCTCTCAATGAAAGGAGTAGTAGATCACACtg CGTTCTTTCTGTTCATGTACGTGGTGTCGACGTGGAAACCGATTCTGTTTTGCGTGGTAGTTTGCACTTGGTCGATCTTGCTGGAAGTGAGAGGGTCGATCGCTCGGAGGTAACTGGAGAGAGGCTCAAGGAGGCTCAGCATATAAATAAATCACTGTCAGCCCTTGGAGATGTCATATTTGCTCTAGCGCATAAGAACCCCCATGTGCCGTATAGAAACAGCAAATTGACGCAAGTCCTTCAAAGTTCTTTGG GAGGACAGGCTAAGACTCTTATGTTTGTTCAAGTCAATCCTGATGGAGATTCTTATGCTGAGACGGTTAGCACTCTGAAGTTCGCTGAAAGAGTTTCTGGTGTGGAATTAGGTGCAGCTAAAAGTAATAAAGAGGGACGAGATGTTAGACACCTCATGGAACAG GTATCAAGCTTGAAGGATGTTATTGCCAAGAAAGATGAAGAGCTTCAAAATGTTCAGAAGCAAAAAAGTAACAGTACAACCGTGCCGAAACGTGGTTTAAGCAATCTAAGATTGTTGGGACCTTCATCACCTAGAAGACACTCTATAGGACCTTCACCAAATGCTCGACGAGGAAAGGCACCTGGTTCTTTTGGGAGAGCAGCCTCAGATTTTGACAACTGCTCAGAATACAGTAGCAAGCATTCTGATTCCGGTTCACCGCGTTCATCGGACGAACTTAAACATCGAAAGGATCTTCACCAGCTATCTAAGTTTGCCGGTGGGTCAAAAGAAATTGACATTGAAGATGACATTGAACTCATTGGCCTTGGGGATGCAGATTCTGAGGACAGATTGAGTGATATCTCTGATAGCTGTCTTTCGATGGGAACAGAAACTGATGGCTCCATATGCAGTGCAGTCGAGTTGACTCTTTTCCCTGAAACCGTGAAGCCTCTTGAAATAACGGAAGAACCTGAACCACACTTGGTCCCTGAGAAGCTCGAGAAATCAGCAAAGATGGTGAAAACCGTGCCCAAAGACAA AACTAGTATTCCATCGAAGATTCCGAAGCAGATCTTGAAACCACCAGGCCAAACCACCAGACCTTCTCGTCTGTCAATTGCCACTAGCTCCTCCTCGAAGACCTTAACAA GTGCTAAAAGACCGACGATTAGCACTTCAACTTCAATGAAACCACTCAACAGAAGGCGGTGA